A genome region from Arachis duranensis cultivar V14167 chromosome 6, aradu.V14167.gnm2.J7QH, whole genome shotgun sequence includes the following:
- the LOC107492835 gene encoding BTB/POZ and MATH domain-containing protein 2, producing the protein MGKILRETGKPSSSTASPSSSSAPATTSSTSVTETVRGSHHFKITGYSLSKGIGIGKYVASDTFSVGGYDWAIYFYPDGKSVEDNATYVSLFIALASDGTDVRALFELTLLDQSGKERHKVHSHFERTLESGPYTLKYRGSMWGYKRFFKRTALETSDYLKDDCLSVNCSVGVVRSHTEGPRIYSIGIPPSNIGEQFGQLLESGRGTDVSFEVNGEIFAAHKLVLAARSPVFRAQLFGPMKDQNTDCIKVEDMEAPVFKASLHYMYWDTLPDLHELTGLNTKWATTLMAQHLLAAADRYALERLRLMCEASLCEDVAINTVATTLALAEQHHCFQLKAVCLKFIATSENLRAVMQTDGFDYLKESCPSVLTELLEYVARFTEHSDLMFKHRNDVLLDGSDINGRRVKQRLYNN; encoded by the exons ATGGGTAAGATTCTCCGAGAAACCGGGAAACCGTCCTCCAGTACTGCTTCGCCGTCATCGTCTTCAGCTCCGGCAACGACGTCGTCTACGTCCGTGACCGAAACAGTTAGGGGGTCTCATCATTTCAAGATCACGGGGTATTCTCTCTCAAAGGGGATTGGGATTGGGAAATACGTGGCCTCGGATACGTTCTCGGTTGGTGGGTACGATTGGGCGATCTACTTTTACCCTGATGGAAAGAGCGTTGAGGACAATGCCACCTACGTTTCTCTCTTCATCGCTCTCGCCAGCGACGGCACCGACGTTAGGGCGCTTTTTGAGCTGACCCTTTTGGATCAGAGCGGGAAGGAGAGGCACAAGGTCCATAGCCATTTTGAGAGGACGCTCGAAAGCGGGCCGTACACGTTGAAGTACCGGGGTAGCATGTG GGGTTACAAACGATTCTTTAAGAGAACGGCTCTAGAAACATCTGACTACCTTAAAGATGATTGCCTATCTGTGAATTGTAGTGTTGGTGTGGTGAGATCACACACAGAAGGCCCTAGAATCTATTCTATAGGAATTCCTCCATCTAACATTGGTGAGCAATTTGGTCAACTACTGGAAAGCGGAAGAGGAACTGATGTGAGTTTTGAAGTGAATGGAGAAATTTTTGCGGCCCATAAATTGGTACTAGCTGCACGATCACCCGTTTTCAGAGCCCAACTTTTTGGTCCTATGAAAGATCAGAATACTGATTGTATAAAAGTTGAAGATATGGAGGCTCCAGTCTTTAAG GCATCACTTCATTATATGTACTGGGACACACTACCTGATTTGCATGAGCTAACTGGACTGAACACAAAATGGGCAACTACCTTGATGGCTCAACATCTGCTAGCGGCAGCTGATCGGTATGCCTTAGAGAGGCTTAGGCTGATGTGTGAAGCAAGTCTCTGTGAAGATGTTGCAATAAACACTGTGGCTACGACTTTAGCTTTAGCAGAGCAGCATCATTGTTTTCAGCTGAAAGCAGTCTGTCTCAAGTTTATTGCAACCTCCGAAAACCTCAGAG CCGTGATGCAAACTGATGGGTTTGACTACTTGAAGGAAAGTTGCCCTTCTGTACTGACAGAGCTACTGGAGTATGTGGCTAGATTCACTGAGCATTCGGACTTGATGTTCAAGCACAGGAATGATGTACTCCTTGATGGCAGCGACATAAATGGGAGGCGGGTGAAGCAAAGGCTTTATAATAACTAA
- the LOC107492836 gene encoding sm-like protein LSM2, which yields MLFFSYFKDLVGREVTVELKNDLAIRGTLHSVDQYLNIKLENTRVVDQDKYPHMLSVRNCFIRGSVVRYVQLPPEGVDVELLHDATRREARGG from the exons ATG TTGTTCTTCTCGTACTTCAAGGATTTGGTGGGAAGAGAAGTAACGGTGGAGCTCAAGAACGATTTGGCCATAAGGGGCACTCTTCACTCCGTTGACCAGTACCTCAACATCAAGCTCGAGAACACTCGCGTCGTTGACCAAGACAAGTACCCCCATATG CTTTCTGTGAGGAACTGCTTCATCAGAGGTTCAGTGGTCAGATACGTGCAATTACCTCCAGAAGGCGTGGACGTTGAACTATTGCACGATGCCACTAGGAGAGAAGCTCGGGGTGGTTAA